A genomic window from Flavobacterium azooxidireducens includes:
- a CDS encoding asparagine synthetase B, which produces MDESTQQNHLKAYGITYWALENDYKASWLLNYRGGSFLLPDAPEIRKECQIRGVSFELLSESQANQILEEISSPSQNMESVVLEKAPKIAVYTPKGKQPWDDAVTLVLTYAEIPFKAVYDEEVLSDQLLLYDWLHLHHEDFSGQYGKFFGAYRNAPWYIEQKKEAEALATKLGYSKVSESKLAVAKKIRDFVIGGGFMFAMCSATDSFDIALSAEGVDICEPMFDGDESEPNYQSKIDYSRTFAFKDFILERTPTVYEFSDIDMTTKRRMPMEKDYFTLMEYSAKWDPIPTMLCQNHTMLVKGFMGQTTSFDSDLVKSHVLVMGQNQYNGEARYIHGTKGKGMFTFFGGHDPEDYQHLVGDAPTVLDLHPNSPGYRLILNNVLFPAAKKKKQKT; this is translated from the coding sequence ATGGATGAAAGCACGCAACAAAATCACTTAAAAGCCTACGGAATAACCTATTGGGCTTTAGAAAATGATTACAAAGCCAGTTGGTTACTCAATTATCGTGGTGGTTCTTTTTTATTACCAGATGCTCCTGAAATTAGAAAAGAATGCCAGATTCGAGGGGTTTCTTTTGAACTTTTATCCGAAAGTCAAGCCAATCAAATTTTGGAAGAAATAAGCAGTCCATCCCAAAATATGGAATCGGTGGTGTTAGAAAAAGCTCCTAAAATTGCTGTTTATACTCCAAAAGGAAAACAACCTTGGGATGATGCAGTAACGTTGGTTTTAACTTATGCCGAAATTCCGTTTAAAGCAGTTTATGACGAAGAAGTGTTATCCGACCAATTGCTTTTATACGATTGGTTGCATTTGCATCACGAAGATTTTTCCGGTCAATATGGAAAGTTTTTTGGAGCTTATCGAAATGCACCTTGGTATATTGAACAGAAAAAAGAAGCCGAAGCATTAGCCACAAAATTAGGTTATTCAAAAGTGTCAGAATCTAAATTGGCTGTAGCCAAAAAAATTCGTGACTTCGTGATAGGTGGCGGATTTATGTTTGCGATGTGTTCGGCAACCGATAGTTTTGATATTGCTCTTTCTGCAGAAGGTGTTGATATTTGTGAACCGATGTTTGATGGAGACGAAAGCGAACCCAATTATCAATCAAAAATAGATTATTCCAGAACTTTTGCTTTTAAAGATTTTATTTTGGAAAGAACACCAACCGTTTACGAATTCTCGGATATTGATATGACGACAAAAAGACGAATGCCTATGGAAAAAGATTATTTCACTTTAATGGAATATTCTGCCAAATGGGATCCGATTCCAACGATGCTTTGTCAAAATCATACAATGTTAGTCAAAGGTTTTATGGGACAAACTACTTCTTTTGATAGTGACTTAGTAAAATCGCACGTCTTAGTGATGGGACAAAATCAGTACAACGGCGAAGCTCGATACATCCACGGAACCAAAGGAAAAGGAATGTTCACCTTTTTTGGTGGTCACGATCCGGAAGATTACCAACATTTAGTAGGCGATGCACCAACCGTTTTAGATTTGCACCCAAATTCACCCGGCTATCGATTAATTTTAAATAACGTTTTGTTTCCGGCGGCGAAGAAAAAGAAACAGAAAACGTAA
- the cphA gene encoding cyanophycin synthetase, whose amino-acid sequence MKILKVQALRGPNIWSVQRKKLIQMRLDLEEMEQFPTNKIDGFRERLEAMFPTMIEHRCSEGVRGGFFMRIERGTWMGHVIEHIALEIQTLAGMETGFGRTRETKTPGIYNVVFSYTEENVGMFAAESSVRIAEALIAGTDFDLEADIQKMREIRERVRLGPSTGSIVEEAVSRDIPWIRLGTNSLVQLGYGVHQMRFQATITCKTSNIAVDIACNKEETKRMLDMASIPVASGSICVDVEDLEATIKKIGYPIVLKPLDGNHGKGASINVVTWEDAVEGLAHAQKYSRRVIVEKFITGFDFRVLVIDNKLVAAAKRVPAHVVGDGKKTIQELIDITNLDPKRGYGHENVLTEITVDRDTTDLLEKMNYSLETIPNNGETVYLKSTANLSTGGTSVDVTDMMHPENIFLAERISRVIGLDVCGIDIMAENLTQPLKENGGVILEVNAAPGFRMHLAPSEGLPRNVAAPVIDMLYPPGKPSRIPIIAVTGTNGKTTTTRLLAHIVKNNGYKVGFTTSDGIYIQNHMLEKGDTTGPISAEYILKDPTVEFAVLETARGGILRSGLGFNRCDIALITNIREDHLGLNDIDNLDDLARVKSVVVRSVKKDGWAILNAEDEYCMKIANDLSCNIAYFSMDEDTPLVKKLSKEGKIVAVYENGFITIKKGDWKIRVEKALHIPLTLGGKAKFMIQNVLAATLASYLYGFKTDDISLSLQTFIPSVAQTPGRMNIFEFKRFKVMIDFAHNPAGYLAIEDLLNNIEATRKIGIIAGVGDRRDEDIRDCAVIAARMFDHIIIRQEKHLRGRTEQEIIDLILEGIQKANRPVTYEIIPKEIEAIKHAINIADDGTFITALSDVVTNAIGIVQEYLDKENEENLN is encoded by the coding sequence ATGAAAATATTAAAAGTACAAGCTCTTCGCGGACCAAACATTTGGAGTGTTCAACGAAAAAAATTAATTCAAATGCGTTTGGATTTGGAAGAAATGGAACAATTCCCTACCAATAAAATTGACGGATTTAGAGAACGTCTCGAAGCAATGTTTCCTACAATGATTGAGCACAGATGTTCTGAAGGTGTTCGAGGCGGATTTTTTATGCGAATTGAAAGAGGAACTTGGATGGGACATGTCATTGAACATATTGCTCTCGAAATTCAAACCCTTGCCGGAATGGAAACCGGTTTTGGAAGAACCAGAGAAACCAAAACACCCGGAATTTACAATGTAGTTTTTAGTTATACCGAAGAAAATGTTGGAATGTTTGCCGCTGAAAGTTCCGTTAGAATTGCAGAAGCATTGATTGCCGGAACCGATTTTGACTTGGAAGCTGATATTCAAAAAATGAGGGAAATCAGAGAACGTGTTCGACTTGGTCCTTCCACCGGAAGCATTGTTGAAGAAGCCGTTTCAAGAGATATTCCGTGGATTCGATTAGGAACAAATTCATTAGTTCAACTAGGATATGGTGTTCATCAAATGCGTTTTCAAGCCACAATTACTTGCAAAACCAGCAATATTGCTGTGGACATTGCTTGCAATAAAGAAGAAACCAAACGTATGTTAGACATGGCTTCCATTCCGGTTGCCAGCGGTTCGATTTGTGTGGATGTAGAAGATTTGGAAGCAACAATCAAAAAAATTGGTTATCCAATAGTATTAAAACCCTTGGATGGAAATCACGGAAAAGGTGCATCAATCAATGTTGTGACATGGGAAGATGCTGTAGAAGGTTTAGCTCACGCTCAAAAATACAGCCGTCGTGTTATTGTTGAAAAATTTATCACCGGATTCGATTTTAGAGTTTTAGTGATTGATAATAAATTAGTTGCAGCCGCAAAACGTGTTCCTGCTCACGTAGTTGGTGATGGTAAAAAAACAATTCAAGAATTGATTGATATTACCAACCTCGATCCAAAAAGAGGTTATGGTCACGAAAATGTGTTAACCGAAATTACAGTTGATCGAGACACAACTGATTTGTTGGAAAAAATGAATTACTCTTTGGAAACTATTCCAAATAATGGCGAAACGGTTTATTTAAAATCTACCGCAAATTTGAGCACGGGAGGAACTTCGGTGGATGTGACCGACATGATGCATCCCGAAAACATCTTTTTAGCCGAACGAATTTCACGCGTAATTGGTTTGGATGTTTGCGGAATCGATATTATGGCAGAAAATCTTACTCAACCTTTAAAAGAAAATGGTGGTGTAATTTTGGAAGTAAATGCCGCTCCGGGATTCAGAATGCACTTAGCTCCTTCAGAAGGATTGCCTAGAAACGTTGCCGCACCTGTAATTGATATGCTTTATCCTCCGGGAAAACCAAGTCGAATTCCGATTATTGCGGTAACGGGAACGAATGGAAAAACGACCACTACCCGATTGTTAGCTCACATTGTAAAAAATAATGGTTATAAAGTTGGTTTTACGACTTCGGACGGAATTTACATTCAAAACCATATGTTGGAAAAAGGTGACACCACTGGGCCAATTAGTGCAGAATATATTTTGAAAGATCCAACGGTAGAATTTGCGGTTTTGGAAACGGCTCGTGGTGGAATTCTCCGATCCGGATTAGGTTTTAATCGATGTGATATTGCTTTGATTACCAATATTCGTGAAGACCATTTGGGTCTAAATGACATTGATAATTTAGATGATTTAGCTCGTGTAAAAAGCGTTGTTGTTCGAAGTGTAAAAAAAGACGGTTGGGCAATTTTAAATGCTGAAGATGAATATTGCATGAAAATTGCCAACGACTTAAGTTGCAACATTGCTTATTTTTCGATGGATGAAGATACGCCACTCGTGAAAAAATTGAGCAAAGAAGGAAAAATTGTAGCGGTTTATGAAAATGGTTTCATTACCATTAAAAAAGGAGATTGGAAAATTAGAGTCGAAAAAGCTCTTCATATTCCGTTGACGTTGGGCGGAAAAGCGAAGTTTATGATTCAAAATGTATTGGCTGCAACTTTAGCCAGTTATTTGTATGGATTTAAAACGGATGACATTAGTCTTTCCTTGCAAACGTTTATTCCGAGTGTGGCACAAACCCCAGGAAGAATGAATATTTTTGAATTTAAACGATTCAAAGTGATGATTGATTTTGCTCATAATCCTGCTGGTTATTTGGCTATTGAAGATTTATTAAACAATATCGAAGCGACAAGAAAAATCGGAATCATTGCCGGAGTTGGTGACAGAAGAGATGAAGATATTCGTGATTGTGCCGTAATTGCCGCTAGAATGTTTGACCATATTATCATCCGTCAGGAAAAACACTTGCGTGGAAGAACAGAACAGGAAATCATCGATTTAATTTTGGAAGGAATTCAAAAAGCGAATCGTCCGGTTACTTATGAAATTATTCCAAAAGAAATTGAGGCCATCAAACACGCGATTAATATTGCTGATGACGGAACTTTTATTACCGCTTTAAGTGATGTGGTTACGAATGCGATTGGAATTGTTCAGGAATATTTGGATAAGGAGAATGAGGAGAATTTGAATTGA